ATCTCTTCAATCCTATAATCACACCGTCTTACAATTATGATTCTTCATAGAAAAGGTTAGTTATAAACTTTTGAAGTTTTTTTTTCTGAAAGATAGGATTTATTTCGCTCTCTTTCAATTTTTTAGCATTAAACTTAAAAGGTCTTTCACTCCTTACCAACCAAATTTTTAAAGAACCAGAATTATTTATAAAATCAACTTATTACTTCAATCGGATAAGTTTGAGCCTACTTAAAAAAACAATCAATAAATATGTATTTGCTTGGTTACGATATAGGTAGTTCTTCAATAAAAGCTGCTTTGGTGGATGCTGCAAGCGGCAAAGCTCTTGCAGTGGTGCAATATCCCGAAATGGAGATGAAAATTATTGCAGAACAAACAGGGTGGGCTGAACAAGCACCCGAAACTTGGTGGGAAAATGTATGTGTGGCAACTCAAAAACTGCTACATCAAACAGGAATATCTTCCAATAATATTCAAAGCATTGGTATTTCCTACCAAATGCACGGTTTGGTGTTGGTGGACAAAAATCAAAAAGTGCTGCGCCCTTCGATTATTTGGTGTGATAGCCGAGCCGTTGAGGTTGGCAATGAAGCTTTTGAAGCGATTGGTCAAGAGAAAAGTTTGAAGCATCATCTCAATTCTCCTGGCAATTTCACCGCCTCCAAATTGAAGTGGGTCAAAGAAAATGAACCAGATATTTATGCTCAAATGGACAAAATGATGTTGCCTGGCGACTACATTGCCATGAAATTAACAGGTGAAACTTGCACCACGATTTCGGGACTTTCGGAGGGTATTTTGTGGGACTTCAAAGAGAATGAAGTTGCCAAATTGGTCTTGGAGGAATATGGTTTGGATGAAAAAATGATTCCTGAAATTCGCCCAACTTTTTCTATTCAAGGAAAAATGACCCCTGCTGCTGCGACTGCAACGGGTTTGGTCCAAGGAATTCCTGTCACCTATCGAGCAGGTGACCAACCCAATAATGCGCTT
The Chitinophagales bacterium genome window above contains:
- a CDS encoding FGGY family carbohydrate kinase, with protein sequence MYLLGYDIGSSSIKAALVDAASGKALAVVQYPEMEMKIIAEQTGWAEQAPETWWENVCVATQKLLHQTGISSNNIQSIGISYQMHGLVLVDKNQKVLRPSIIWCDSRAVEVGNEAFEAIGQEKSLKHHLNSPGNFTASKLKWVKENEPDIYAQMDKMMLPGDYIAMKLTGETCTTISGLSEGILWDFKENEVAKLVLEEYGLDEKMIPEIRPTFSIQGKMTPAAATATGLVQGIPVTYRAGDQPNNALSLNVLKTGEVAATGGTSGVVYGVVDKPVYDLQSRVNGFAHVNYTKEKTQIGILLCINGAGIQYAWMRQHAAKSNISYPEMEELATIIPIGSDGLSILPFGNGAERMLNNANIGSHICNLQLNQHGQAHLYRAALEGIAFSFVYGIEILKEMGLDLSIMRVGNDNLFQSSIFAHTIATLVDSQIDVVETTGAVGAAKASGVASGVYASLEEALKEVTVLRSYLPQKNDREAYRVAYVRWKGCLEKVM